One genomic segment of Brassica napus cultivar Da-Ae chromosome A3, Da-Ae, whole genome shotgun sequence includes these proteins:
- the LOC106407299 gene encoding glutathione S-transferase T3-like, whose protein sequence is MEPFSLDSPGFMNLLSSQTSQPIDVGSIGVGSSTVPKPVERKKWTTQKDIVLISVWLNTSKDPIVSNQQKLGSFWNRIAEYFNSSPQLSGYAPREWSQCKQRWGRVNEQVCKFVGSYEAALKEQASGQNENDVMKSVHDIFFNDYQLKFTLEHAWRELRFDQKWRSNSVSRDGPKEKRKEAAVTEPELEEVRPLGIKASKAAKRKKHGNEAALDQIESILAKKTIISNRKILDRLLGKNTDTLSDQERTLKNKLISEML, encoded by the coding sequence ATGGAACCGTTTTCTCTAGATTCTCCCGGGTTTATGAACCTTTTATCTTCCCAGACCAGTCAACCCATAGACGTAGGGTCCATAGGCGTAGGGTCTTCTACTGTTCCAAAACCGGTGGAGAGGAAAAAGTGGACAACACAAAAAGACATTGTTCTGATCAGTGTTTGGTTGAACACCAGCAAGGATCCGATAGTTAGTAACCAGCAGAAGTTAGGGTCGTTTTGGAATAGAATAGCAGAGTACTTCAATTCAAGCCCTCAGCTGAGTGGCTACGCTCCTAGAGAGTGGAGTcagtgtaagcagaggtggggtAGAGTTAATGAGCAGGTCTGTAAGTTTGTGGGTAGTTATGAGGCGGCATTGAAGGAACAAGCTAGTGGTCAAAATGAGAACGATGTCATGAAGTCTGTCCATGACATCTTCTTTAACGACTACCAGCTCAAGTTCACACTCGAGCATGCGTGGAGGGAACTGAGGTTTGATCAAAAATGGAGATCAAACTCTGTTTCCAGAGATGGTCCAAAAGAGAAAAGGAAGGAAGCTGCGGTTACAGAGCCTGAGTTGGAAGAGGTTAGGCCTCTTGGTATTAAGGCTTCCAAAGCTGCGAAACGAAAGAAGCACGGGAATGAAGCAGCTCTTGATCAGATAGAGAGCATACTAGCAAAGAAAACTATCATATCAAACCGGAAAATCCTTGATCGTCTCTTAGGAAAAAATACAGATACACTTTCTGATCAAGAAAGGACACTCAAGAATAAACTGATATCTGAAATGCTTTGA
- the LOC111214503 gene encoding uncharacterized protein LOC111214503 produces MGNVADSEYGIPRRCPCGGRIRDEVRVKEKYDTLPGKRFFTCINYEADGFHYRQPWVIGVQEEIESLRRRVEKAEQVIKLVPNLNKHIDTVEAEVNRLSLAVDNLTAEIYSLTVQVANLEKVCFE; encoded by the exons ATGGGAAACGTGGCCGATTCAGAATATGGGATTCCCAGGAGGTGTCCCTGTGGTGGGAGAATCCGAGACGAGGTTCGCGTGAAGGAGAAGTACGACACTCTGCCTGGGAAACGCTTCTTCACGTGCATCAACTACGAG gctgatgggtttcATTACCGTCAGCCTTGGGTTATAGGTGTGCAGGAGGAGATCGAAAGTCTGCGTAGGCGGGTGGAGAAGGCTGAGCAGGTGATCAAGTTGGTGCCCAATCTCAATAAACATATCGACACAGTTGAG GCAGAGGTTAACCGCCTCAGTTTGGCGGTTGATAACCTCACTGCTGAGATTTATTCTCTCACTGTGCAGGTCGCAAATCTGGAGAAGGTCTGCTTCGAATAA